In the genome of Populus nigra chromosome 9, ddPopNigr1.1, whole genome shotgun sequence, one region contains:
- the LOC133703373 gene encoding heavy metal-associated isoprenylated plant protein 30-like, which yields MATFLERAFKTIISSITHSYFYFQEDHVRIKNIRHNMRKGRPLSLQTVELKVRMCCAGCERVVKNAIYKLRGIDSVEVDLEMEKVTVVGYVDRNKVLKAARRAGKRAEFWPYPDLPLYFTSANNYFKDTASEFKESYNYYKHGYNLADRHGTIPVSHRGDDKVSNMFNDDNVNACCLM from the exons ATGGCTACCTTCTTAGAGAGAGCATTTAAGACTATCATATCTTCCATCACTCACTCCTACTTTTACTTTCAAGAAGACCAcgtaaggataaaaaatatcagACACAACATGCGGAAGGGAAGACCACTTTCTTTGCAG ACTGTTGAGCTCAAGGTCAGGATGTGCTGCGCTGGCTGTGAAAGGGTTGTCAAAAATGCCATTTATAAGCTTAGAG GTATCGATTCAGTGGAGGTTGACCTAGAGATGGAAAAGGTGACGGTGGTGGGGTATGTTGATCGCAACAAGGTCCTAAAGGCAGCGAGAAGGGCAGGAAAGAGGGCGGAATTCTGGCCATATCCGGATCTACCGCTGTACTTTACATCAGCAAATAACTATTTCAAGGACACAGCAAGTGAGTTCAAAGAGAGTTACAACTATTACAAGCATGGCTACAATCTTGCAGACAGGCACGGGACCATTCCGGTGAGCCACCGGGGAGATGACAAGGTCAGCAACATGTTCAATGATGACAATGTTAATGCCTGCTGTCTCatgtag
- the LOC133702508 gene encoding uncharacterized protein LOC133702508, whose translation MILVAIMAELMEEYTALLTSVLEHLFNEAPFPRRVRFLILHNLPFASSAHPPLLRPPN comes from the coding sequence atgaTACTGGTGGCGATAATGGCGGAGCTGATGGAGGAGTACACGGCGTTGCTGACAAGTGTTTTGGAGCATTTGTTTAACGAGGCACCTTTTCCAAGAAGGGTTCGTTTTCTCATCCTCCATAACCTTCCCTTTGCTTCCTCTGCTCATCCTCCTCTACTTAGACCTCCTAACTAG